The following coding sequences are from one Nitrospira sp. CR1.1 window:
- a CDS encoding CHASE2 domain-containing protein — protein MRIATRLFVRNIWLQAVAMALIAIALAAIIWTPAPATHQALEWAPYDTWMRLRAQPAPDPNLLLIVRDQASEQQFGAGPWDHALPAKLITALNDAGAASIGLDIPLDLPSPPNLGGAVSDALLIEAVKSAGTVSYPTVMTPMSDQETTGSSTPSPHTTPGRSALHPTLDPDRVVRRVPLYHGAGPGQLPALGFAVAATFWQIPPDQVEGRSGFIRLRNARVPGGSTRDITIPLDRHGRLLINFAAHPLKFSAASVLDLTRMIDRNDHEGLSALINGKAVLLLTQPIPQPERTTPTGEEASDMLLQTHLLHTLLTQDWIRDLSPLQRAVVTFALCLSAAWMVLLWADWKGPALGTGILLLYLCVSWTVLATAQWVLPFIIPVTATLMILVTGSLLGQLVTTRRVVLLEQDMLQVQQNLVAVREALIYRETAVESLEEDLESARASMSHSASKEAESSRLAADLQLRITEAQEQEAATRQRMEELEQQLQRMRAATISAEPLGNVEQETLRRECEQAGMITTHPAILTMFRDLKKGARAMVTVLITGEAGTGKELCARAVHRLSPRAAKPFIAVNMAAISPELFESELFGHVRGSFTGALADRKGYFELAHSGTIFLDEIGDLRLDHQSKLLRVLQDRSFYRVGAATPTTVDVRIVAATNKDLQRGVSEGWFREDLYFRLKGLVLHLPPLRERRDDIPLIAEACLRDSAKHNHQASLRLSEEAVSALTQQSWPGNVRELRQCLEQAMALSDGPVLSAADLRLSAQPPRRIGASGAVPLMPDPAGDLAVLHQLRQQRFDMQATARALGWDRSTVTQRLKGLCFQALVDSDGDQAKAAAALAGDPSLLRTVELKLMDYHGHLMETITPFTNADDALLDCKRRFKNLPERHFKPVESLVRRHFSPA, from the coding sequence CGCTGGAATGGGCGCCGTACGATACCTGGATGCGCCTCCGCGCCCAACCGGCTCCAGACCCGAACCTCCTCCTCATCGTGAGAGACCAGGCCAGCGAACAACAATTCGGCGCCGGGCCTTGGGATCACGCCCTCCCGGCAAAACTCATCACCGCGCTGAATGACGCCGGAGCCGCCTCGATTGGCCTGGATATTCCGCTCGATCTTCCCAGCCCTCCCAATCTGGGCGGCGCCGTCAGTGACGCGCTGCTGATCGAAGCGGTGAAGTCAGCCGGAACCGTCTCGTATCCAACGGTCATGACTCCCATGTCGGATCAGGAGACGACGGGATCTTCGACGCCGTCACCCCATACCACCCCGGGGAGAAGCGCACTGCACCCGACGCTCGATCCCGATCGCGTCGTCCGTCGTGTGCCGCTCTATCATGGCGCCGGACCGGGTCAGCTTCCGGCCCTGGGGTTCGCAGTAGCCGCCACCTTCTGGCAGATCCCACCGGATCAAGTCGAAGGACGATCCGGATTCATACGACTGCGCAACGCGCGAGTACCGGGCGGATCGACCCGCGACATCACCATCCCCCTGGACCGTCACGGCCGGCTGCTCATCAACTTTGCCGCGCATCCGCTTAAATTTTCTGCCGCCTCCGTGCTGGATCTCACTCGCATGATCGACCGGAACGACCATGAAGGACTGAGCGCCCTGATCAACGGCAAAGCGGTATTGCTCCTCACGCAACCGATCCCTCAACCGGAACGAACGACGCCGACCGGCGAGGAAGCGTCCGACATGCTGCTGCAGACACATCTGCTGCACACGCTGCTGACGCAAGACTGGATCCGGGACCTTTCCCCGCTCCAACGGGCCGTCGTGACGTTTGCCCTCTGCCTCTCCGCGGCCTGGATGGTCCTCCTGTGGGCGGATTGGAAAGGCCCGGCCCTGGGCACGGGGATTCTGTTACTCTATCTCTGCGTCAGTTGGACAGTGCTGGCCACCGCCCAGTGGGTCCTTCCGTTCATCATTCCCGTCACCGCCACCCTCATGATCCTCGTCACCGGCAGCCTCCTGGGGCAGTTGGTGACAACCAGACGCGTGGTGCTGTTGGAGCAGGACATGCTGCAGGTGCAACAAAATCTGGTAGCAGTTCGCGAAGCCTTGATCTATCGGGAAACGGCCGTGGAAAGCCTGGAGGAAGATTTGGAGTCCGCTCGAGCCAGCATGTCTCATTCGGCCTCTAAAGAAGCCGAATCGAGCAGGCTCGCCGCCGATCTGCAACTCAGGATCACAGAGGCCCAGGAGCAGGAAGCTGCAACCCGGCAACGGATGGAAGAACTCGAACAGCAGCTCCAGCGCATGCGGGCGGCAACGATCAGCGCGGAGCCCCTGGGCAACGTGGAACAGGAGACGCTGCGCCGGGAATGCGAGCAGGCAGGGATGATCACCACACACCCGGCGATCCTCACGATGTTTCGCGACCTCAAAAAGGGCGCGCGCGCGATGGTCACCGTCCTGATCACAGGCGAGGCGGGAACCGGCAAAGAGCTCTGCGCCCGCGCCGTGCATCGTTTGAGTCCACGAGCGGCAAAGCCATTCATTGCCGTGAACATGGCGGCCATCTCGCCGGAACTCTTTGAAAGCGAACTCTTCGGCCATGTCCGCGGCAGCTTCACCGGCGCGCTTGCGGACCGCAAAGGGTATTTCGAACTGGCGCACTCCGGCACGATTTTCCTCGATGAAATCGGCGACCTGCGGCTCGACCATCAAAGCAAACTCTTGCGCGTGTTGCAGGATCGATCCTTCTACCGCGTCGGCGCCGCGACTCCCACCACGGTGGATGTCCGTATCGTGGCTGCGACCAACAAGGATTTGCAGCGAGGCGTGTCGGAAGGCTGGTTTCGTGAAGACCTGTATTTCCGGCTCAAGGGCCTCGTGCTGCACCTGCCGCCGTTGCGGGAGCGTCGAGACGATATTCCGCTCATCGCAGAAGCCTGCCTGCGCGACTCGGCGAAACACAACCATCAGGCATCCCTGCGTCTATCGGAAGAGGCGGTCTCAGCGCTCACGCAACAATCCTGGCCAGGCAACGTGCGGGAATTGCGGCAGTGCCTCGAGCAAGCCATGGCGCTGTCGGACGGCCCGGTCCTCTCTGCGGCGGATCTTCGCCTGTCCGCCCAACCGCCACGAAGAATCGGGGCATCCGGCGCCGTGCCGCTCATGCCCGATCCTGCGGGCGACCTCGCCGTCTTACACCAATTGCGTCAACAGCGTTTCGACATGCAAGCCACGGCCAGAGCCCTGGGATGGGATCGCAGCACCGTCACGCAACGACTGAAAGGACTCTGCTTTCAAGCGCTCGTCGATTCGGACGGGGACCAGGCCAAAGCCGCCGCTGCGTTGGCGGGAGACCCGTCCCTCCTGCGCACAGTCGAGCTGAAATTAATGGACTACCATGGACACCTCATGGAGACCATCACTCCATTCACCAATGCGGACGACGCCCTGCTCGACTGCAAGCGGCGTTTCAAAAATCTGCCCGAGCGCCACTTCAAACCCGTCGAATCCCTGGTGAGGCGGCATTTTTCTCCAGCATGA
- a CDS encoding methyltransferase: MTEPAQVNWTENGQPCSAHWRSEWGAPPPTRVVIADDSLTADAAHRLACEGTALLWQGDFHNARQLLNAMARRADRHPPKPGTSPTESFHFHRQTQSRRARILGMLLVALEDNYDIRLRRAPDLRQACAEAFGPATGRALVSLRELLGVIGAHEWRKKGIHVPALGDRIHPHYGVFSPIRSEYVALVADAPLPACTLAFDIGTGTGVLAAVLARRGVPRIIATDQDPRALACARENLQRLDLSNQVDVVHANLFPADKAQLVVCNPPWVPARPTSPLEQAIYDPESRMLHGFLNGLAAHLEPGGEGWLLLSDLAEHLALRSRDELLAAFEQAGLVVAGRTDIRPQHPRASEQADPLRAARAAEITSLWRLKSR, translated from the coding sequence ATGACTGAGCCTGCGCAAGTGAATTGGACGGAGAACGGACAACCTTGCTCCGCGCATTGGCGTTCGGAATGGGGCGCGCCTCCCCCCACCCGCGTCGTGATCGCCGACGACAGCCTGACCGCCGATGCTGCCCACCGGCTGGCCTGTGAGGGGACCGCGCTACTCTGGCAGGGGGACTTCCACAACGCGCGACAACTGCTGAATGCCATGGCCAGACGAGCAGACCGCCATCCCCCCAAGCCGGGCACGTCTCCGACAGAGTCCTTTCACTTTCACCGGCAGACGCAATCCCGCCGGGCCCGCATCCTCGGTATGCTGTTGGTCGCCCTGGAGGACAATTACGACATTCGTCTGCGCCGCGCCCCCGACCTCCGGCAAGCGTGCGCGGAAGCCTTCGGGCCCGCTACGGGTCGCGCCCTGGTCTCGCTGCGGGAGTTGCTCGGCGTCATTGGCGCGCATGAATGGCGCAAGAAGGGGATACACGTTCCTGCCCTGGGCGACCGCATCCATCCGCACTATGGAGTGTTTTCACCGATTCGCAGCGAGTACGTCGCGCTGGTGGCCGATGCCCCGCTTCCCGCCTGTACGCTGGCCTTCGATATCGGGACCGGGACCGGCGTGCTGGCGGCAGTGTTAGCTCGCCGCGGTGTCCCGCGTATCATTGCGACCGATCAGGATCCTCGCGCCTTAGCCTGTGCTCGCGAAAATCTCCAACGGCTTGACCTGAGTAATCAGGTGGACGTTGTGCACGCGAATCTGTTTCCAGCAGACAAGGCCCAACTCGTGGTCTGTAATCCGCCATGGGTGCCGGCGCGGCCCACCTCGCCGCTTGAACAGGCAATTTACGACCCTGAGAGCCGCATGCTGCATGGATTTCTCAATGGACTGGCCGCGCATCTGGAGCCTGGCGGAGAAGGCTGGCTGCTGCTCTCGGATCTCGCCGAACATCTGGCACTCAGATCCAGGGACGAACTCCTCGCCGCATTCGAGCAGGCAGGGCTCGTCGTTGCCGGCAGGACCGACATCCGACCGCAGCATCCACGCGCATCCGAACAGGCCGATCCCCTCCGCGCCGCCCGCGCGGCGGAGATCACATCGCTGTGGCGATTGAAAAGCCGATGA
- a CDS encoding OmpA family protein: MSWSDPAPQHKEQAAMQKAPTATLSAGPVAPTIVGPDRDMKDVYILSGLIGFLALVVAAFWYYSQADEAAHSNQSSQALDSSQVSQVLKDSTDKVTASAAMPIIHVETAALASRSTDILHDDILFEIGRKGLSDDGKAALQRHAEFLKNEPDWGVLLQGYTDQQGSMSFNRILGMKRAETVKQQLISLGVPESAIQTVSLGEEGALCIDNSDVCRQMNRRVHVEMRKIGREHMFVPAVTTGPVADAFSETSDLPVESAPIESISETLSSSDPSSDSSSDRTDTPAESATGN; the protein is encoded by the coding sequence ATGAGCTGGAGCGATCCGGCGCCACAACACAAGGAGCAAGCAGCCATGCAAAAAGCCCCCACAGCCACCCTCAGCGCAGGACCAGTCGCCCCCACCATCGTCGGCCCGGACCGTGACATGAAGGATGTCTATATCCTGAGCGGTCTCATCGGGTTCCTCGCCCTCGTCGTCGCCGCCTTCTGGTACTACTCCCAGGCGGATGAAGCGGCCCACAGCAACCAATCATCACAGGCTCTCGATAGCAGCCAGGTATCCCAGGTTCTCAAAGACTCCACCGACAAGGTGACGGCCTCAGCCGCCATGCCGATCATTCATGTGGAGACAGCCGCATTGGCGAGTAGAAGCACGGACATCCTCCACGACGATATCCTGTTTGAAATCGGACGCAAGGGATTGAGCGACGATGGCAAGGCCGCCCTTCAACGCCATGCGGAGTTCCTGAAGAACGAACCGGATTGGGGCGTGCTTCTTCAAGGCTACACGGATCAACAGGGCTCGATGAGCTTTAACAGAATCCTCGGGATGAAACGGGCCGAGACGGTCAAGCAGCAACTCATCTCCCTGGGCGTGCCGGAATCGGCCATCCAAACCGTGAGTCTAGGTGAGGAAGGCGCCCTGTGCATCGATAACAGCGATGTCTGCCGGCAGATGAATCGGCGGGTGCATGTGGAGATGCGCAAGATCGGCCGGGAACACATGTTCGTTCCTGCCGTCACCACCGGACCTGTCGCCGATGCGTTCTCCGAGACCTCCGACCTTCCGGTTGAATCAGCTCCGATCGAGTCAATCAGCGAAACCCTTTCCTCTTCTGATCCTTCTTCTGATTCTTCCTCCGACAGAACGGACACACCGGCTGAATCGGCAACCGGCAACTAA
- a CDS encoding marine proteobacterial sortase target protein → MMTEYLSASRSWLHRMTSGFLFCVVLSALAFGTHPPEARSAESAATLRTGVVPTMGINEVTEGTLLFRTNQAGRFSPAPILKTDVQIAVTGTIARATVRQEFTNPSTRKGDWLEGIYVFPLPETAAVDHLRMKVGERTIEGQIKERAEARKVYDQAKQQGKRTSLLDQERPNMFTASVANIGPGEHITIEIEYQETVRYDADRFQLRFPMAVGQRYIPGTPVIIEGQAPKGSGTMLDTDRVPDASRMTPPVQSPAHGSMNPVSLSLTLHPGFPIDKVESPFHPIITIPDAEGGFHISLRADAVPGDRDFQLIWHPAPRSGPIATVFTEQKNGETYAMLMLVPPTQQDEKAQRIPRDLTFIIDTSGSMAGASIDQAKRALAGALTRLTTQDRFNVIQFNTIVRSLFSVPQPVTTTTIKQAVRYTEQLSADGGTEVLPALRQALKSPQDSSRLQQIILLTDGQVGNEEELFELLHQRVGTRRLFTVGIGSTPNSHLMRKAAEFGRGTFTYIGKVDEVEQKLERLFKKLERPVLGDIALDPAGWSGLEHYPAKITDLYEGEPIVLALKADALPSHAMLRGQAGGHPWSLPVPLNQTSAYGGLSVYWARQKISSLMDEAYKGGSDEATKTSVLEVALAHHLVSQYTSLVAVDITPVRPTDAPGEEQGHATNLASAQDLGALPKTATGWQLHLLLGFSAVVLAAWLRALRIGVA, encoded by the coding sequence ATGATGACTGAATATCTCTCTGCCTCCCGCTCCTGGCTTCACAGAATGACTTCCGGCTTCCTCTTTTGCGTGGTGCTCTCCGCCCTTGCTTTTGGAACTCATCCCCCGGAAGCCCGCTCAGCCGAATCGGCAGCCACGTTACGCACAGGGGTCGTTCCCACCATGGGCATCAACGAGGTCACGGAAGGCACCCTGCTGTTCCGCACCAATCAGGCAGGGCGATTTTCCCCGGCCCCTATTCTGAAGACCGATGTCCAGATCGCCGTCACCGGCACCATTGCCCGCGCCACGGTTCGTCAGGAATTTACGAACCCCAGCACCAGAAAAGGTGACTGGCTTGAGGGCATCTACGTCTTTCCGTTGCCGGAAACAGCGGCCGTCGATCACCTGCGCATGAAAGTCGGCGAGCGGACCATTGAAGGGCAGATCAAGGAACGGGCCGAAGCCAGGAAGGTCTATGACCAGGCCAAACAGCAGGGAAAGCGAACGAGCCTCTTGGATCAAGAACGGCCGAATATGTTCACGGCCTCCGTGGCCAATATCGGACCCGGCGAGCATATCACCATCGAAATCGAGTATCAGGAGACTGTCCGATATGACGCCGACCGGTTCCAACTTCGCTTTCCCATGGCGGTGGGACAGCGCTACATCCCCGGCACGCCGGTTATCATCGAAGGGCAAGCCCCCAAAGGGTCCGGCACCATGTTGGACACAGACCGCGTTCCTGATGCCTCGCGGATGACGCCGCCGGTGCAATCACCCGCCCATGGATCAATGAACCCCGTCAGCCTCTCATTGACGCTTCATCCCGGCTTTCCGATCGACAAGGTCGAGTCACCGTTTCATCCCATCATCACCATTCCGGACGCGGAGGGCGGTTTTCACATCAGTCTCCGGGCCGACGCAGTACCGGGCGATCGTGATTTTCAACTGATCTGGCATCCCGCCCCACGCAGCGGGCCCATCGCAACCGTCTTCACGGAGCAGAAGAACGGAGAGACCTATGCCATGCTGATGCTGGTCCCGCCGACACAGCAGGACGAGAAGGCGCAACGCATTCCACGCGACCTCACCTTCATCATCGACACGTCAGGGTCCATGGCCGGCGCATCAATCGATCAGGCGAAACGCGCATTGGCCGGGGCACTCACGCGACTGACCACGCAGGATCGTTTCAACGTTATTCAATTCAACACTATCGTCCGCTCGCTCTTTTCCGTTCCTCAACCGGTCACGACCACGACCATCAAACAGGCGGTCCGGTATACCGAACAACTCTCCGCCGACGGAGGCACCGAAGTGCTCCCCGCCTTGCGACAAGCCCTCAAGAGCCCGCAAGACAGCTCAAGACTGCAGCAGATCATCCTCCTGACCGATGGCCAGGTCGGGAATGAGGAAGAATTGTTTGAGTTGCTGCACCAACGTGTGGGCACCAGGCGTTTGTTCACGGTCGGCATCGGCTCGACGCCCAATAGCCACCTGATGCGAAAAGCCGCCGAATTCGGGCGCGGCACGTTCACCTATATCGGCAAGGTCGATGAAGTGGAACAGAAGCTGGAGCGCCTGTTCAAAAAACTGGAACGCCCGGTGCTGGGGGACATCGCCCTCGATCCGGCCGGATGGTCCGGGCTGGAACACTATCCGGCCAAGATTACCGATCTCTATGAAGGTGAGCCGATTGTGCTGGCACTCAAGGCTGATGCACTCCCGTCACACGCGATGTTGCGTGGGCAGGCGGGGGGCCATCCCTGGTCGCTCCCGGTCCCATTGAACCAGACCTCCGCGTATGGCGGGCTCTCCGTTTATTGGGCGCGGCAAAAAATCTCGTCGCTGATGGATGAAGCCTACAAGGGGGGCAGTGACGAGGCAACGAAAACCTCCGTCCTCGAAGTGGCATTGGCCCACCACCTTGTCAGCCAATACACGAGTCTGGTGGCCGTCGATATCACACCGGTTCGACCGACCGATGCTCCTGGCGAAGAGCAGGGTCACGCAACGAACCTGGCCAGTGCGCAGGACCTCGGAGCCTTGCCGAAGACGGCCACCGGCTGGCAACTGCACCTCTTGCTAGGATTCTCCGCGGTGGTACTGGCAGCATGGCTGAGAGCACTGCGGATCGGGGTCGCATGA
- a CDS encoding class GN sortase gives MSRTRQQSSLLLWLMASLLTIGLWQVWEGSWMYAKAGLAQLLLQRAWTRSLAGEAMPKPWPWADTWPVARLQMPRLSVDMIVLAGAHGRTLAFGPGHVGSSALPGQPGTVMIAGHRDTHFHFLQHMQPNDRLEVTGTDGTIQHYRVAEQGVLDSRRDRIPTRDDQEELILVTCFPFDAITNGGPLRYVVRAEAVHQAEHS, from the coding sequence ATGAGTCGAACCAGGCAGCAGTCCTCGCTCCTGCTCTGGCTGATGGCGAGCCTCCTCACCATCGGATTGTGGCAGGTCTGGGAAGGATCGTGGATGTATGCCAAGGCCGGGCTCGCGCAGCTTCTGCTGCAGCGGGCCTGGACTCGCTCCCTTGCGGGAGAGGCCATGCCGAAACCCTGGCCCTGGGCCGACACCTGGCCGGTCGCGCGCCTGCAGATGCCACGCCTATCGGTCGATATGATCGTGTTAGCCGGCGCCCATGGACGCACGTTGGCATTCGGGCCGGGTCACGTCGGTTCAAGTGCCCTGCCAGGACAACCAGGCACCGTGATGATCGCCGGACATCGAGACACACATTTCCATTTTTTGCAGCACATGCAACCGAACGATCGACTCGAGGTCACAGGAACAGATGGAACCATTCAGCACTATCGGGTTGCAGAGCAGGGCGTCTTGGATTCGCGGCGGGACCGTATTCCGACGAGAGATGATCAGGAGGAATTGATCCTGGTTACGTGCTTCCCCTTTGATGCGATCACGAACGGCGGGCCGTTGCGCTACGTGGTGCGGGCCGAGGCGGTGCATCAGGCCGAACATTCATGA
- a CDS encoding CusA/CzcA family heavy metal efflux RND transporter, whose amino-acid sequence MIERLVGAALAQRLMVCFAGLALLFGGLYAFHILDVVAYPDPSPPMIEVITQYPGWSGEQMERAITLPIEIALQGMPGLSEIRSLSIFGLSDVKVYFDFGTDYFRDRQEILNRLQLTVLPQNVQPTISPWSAIAEIFRYELTGDHVSLTDLKTTQDWQIRREFKRVPGVIDVSTYGGTTKEYHVELDPGQLMSYNVTLDQVMDGLAKSNTDVGGNYLSMGEQSFNIRGMGLIKKLDDISNTVVTQKEGTPVFVRNLGKTSIGSRVRLGKVGIDDRDDVVEGVVLLQRGAKALPVLDKVHEKVQELNARKLPQGVAIKTFYDRTVLIHTTIETVIDILIAGVLLVSIILYVFLGHFRTAMIVALTVPVALLFTFGMMVLSGQSANLISLGAVDFGIIVDSTLIMVESIFYHLAHKSSAGVTVPMHVMRAAREVGRPIFFATTIIVIAFLPLFTMTGVPGKVFAPMSLTYGFALSGALLMAFTLAPALCSLLLNGPIKEHDTAVVEFLSRRYMALLNWGLQREWLVIGIAIVTLVLAMGAVPFIGGEFMPALEEGNIWMRTTFPVDISFEQAARLVTDIRAIFRQFPEVISAASQLGRPDDGTDPTSFFNAEFLVTLKPFKEWRAEVPTKKALVDQIEHRLAAIPGVTFNFSQAIQDNVQEAMSGVKGENAVKLYGSDLQTLEQLAAQIEVQMKEVRGVKDLGVLHLLGQPNLVIEVNREECARYGLKVGDVNDVVQAAIGGQAVTQIYEGERWFDLVVRFLPEFRRDIESIGNIVVSTPDGARIPLKQLASITEQTGAFIVYRENNERYIPIKFSVRGRDLEGTVREAQERIAQQVPLPAGYRIEWHGEFDQLQEEKARLAKIVPITLLLILFLVYLVLNNLRDAFLVLAAVPFSLVGGVLALLVTGTHFSISAAVGFISLFGVAVQGALILISRMQELLREGYEIRDAIMKSAEVRMRPVLMTSLAAAIGLLPAAIATGIGAQSQQPLARVVVGGMLTSAALILLVLPVLYQLLHRYRRPSPSTAATGAGAESIGNDDRKE is encoded by the coding sequence ATGATCGAGCGACTTGTCGGAGCGGCGCTGGCGCAGAGACTGATGGTGTGTTTCGCTGGACTCGCGCTGTTGTTTGGCGGCCTCTACGCGTTTCATATTCTGGACGTTGTGGCCTACCCCGATCCGTCGCCGCCGATGATCGAGGTCATCACGCAGTATCCGGGCTGGTCCGGCGAGCAGATGGAGCGCGCGATCACGTTGCCTATCGAGATTGCGCTCCAGGGGATGCCGGGTCTGTCGGAAATCCGGTCGCTGTCGATTTTTGGATTGAGCGACGTCAAAGTCTATTTCGACTTCGGAACCGACTATTTTCGAGATCGCCAGGAAATTCTCAATCGCCTGCAACTCACCGTCCTGCCACAAAACGTGCAACCCACCATTTCTCCCTGGTCGGCGATCGCCGAAATCTTTCGCTACGAACTGACCGGCGACCATGTGTCCCTCACCGATCTGAAGACCACGCAAGATTGGCAGATTCGCCGCGAGTTTAAGCGGGTGCCCGGTGTGATCGATGTGAGCACCTATGGTGGAACGACCAAGGAGTATCACGTCGAGTTAGACCCCGGACAACTCATGAGTTACAACGTGACGCTCGATCAGGTCATGGACGGCCTCGCCAAGAGCAATACCGATGTGGGCGGAAACTATCTCTCGATGGGGGAGCAAAGCTTCAATATTCGCGGCATGGGCTTGATCAAAAAGCTCGACGATATTTCCAACACCGTCGTGACGCAGAAAGAGGGCACGCCGGTGTTTGTCAGAAATCTCGGCAAGACCAGTATCGGCTCGCGCGTGCGTCTGGGCAAGGTCGGCATCGACGACCGGGACGATGTCGTGGAAGGCGTCGTGTTGCTCCAGCGAGGCGCCAAGGCGTTGCCGGTGCTGGACAAGGTTCATGAGAAAGTGCAGGAGCTCAATGCCCGCAAGTTGCCGCAGGGTGTGGCGATCAAGACCTTTTACGACCGCACGGTGCTCATCCATACCACCATCGAAACCGTGATTGATATTTTGATCGCGGGTGTTCTGCTGGTCTCGATCATTCTGTATGTGTTCCTGGGACACTTCAGGACCGCGATGATCGTCGCGCTGACCGTCCCCGTGGCCCTGCTGTTCACGTTCGGGATGATGGTCCTCAGCGGCCAGTCGGCCAATTTGATTTCATTGGGGGCGGTCGACTTCGGCATCATCGTCGATTCCACGCTGATCATGGTCGAAAGCATTTTCTATCATCTCGCGCACAAATCCTCGGCCGGCGTAACAGTCCCGATGCATGTCATGCGTGCGGCGCGCGAAGTCGGGCGTCCGATTTTTTTCGCCACGACGATCATCGTCATCGCCTTTTTGCCTCTGTTCACCATGACAGGGGTGCCGGGAAAAGTATTTGCTCCAATGTCTCTGACCTACGGCTTTGCGCTGAGCGGCGCGCTGCTGATGGCCTTTACCCTGGCGCCGGCGCTGTGCTCACTTCTGCTGAACGGGCCGATCAAGGAGCATGACACGGCGGTGGTGGAATTCTTGAGCCGGCGCTATATGGCCTTGTTGAATTGGGGGCTTCAGCGCGAATGGTTGGTGATCGGCATCGCGATTGTGACGTTGGTCCTGGCCATGGGGGCCGTGCCGTTTATCGGCGGCGAGTTTATGCCGGCGCTGGAAGAAGGCAATATCTGGATGCGCACGACCTTTCCAGTGGATATTTCGTTCGAACAGGCCGCCCGTCTCGTGACTGATATTCGCGCCATCTTCAGGCAATTCCCGGAGGTCATCAGTGCGGCCTCGCAATTGGGGCGCCCGGACGACGGCACCGATCCCACCAGTTTCTTTAATGCCGAATTTCTGGTGACCTTGAAGCCCTTCAAGGAGTGGCGCGCGGAGGTGCCGACCAAAAAAGCGCTGGTCGATCAAATCGAGCACCGCTTGGCGGCGATTCCCGGCGTGACCTTCAATTTTTCCCAGGCCATTCAAGACAATGTGCAGGAGGCGATGTCCGGGGTGAAGGGCGAGAACGCCGTCAAGCTGTACGGCAGCGATCTCCAGACCCTAGAGCAGTTGGCCGCACAGATCGAGGTGCAGATGAAAGAGGTGCGGGGCGTGAAAGACCTGGGCGTGCTCCACCTGTTGGGGCAACCCAACCTGGTCATCGAGGTTAATCGCGAGGAGTGCGCGCGGTATGGCCTCAAGGTGGGCGACGTCAATGATGTGGTGCAGGCGGCTATCGGCGGCCAGGCCGTCACCCAAATCTATGAGGGCGAACGGTGGTTCGACCTGGTCGTGCGGTTTCTCCCAGAGTTCCGGCGCGATATCGAATCGATCGGCAATATCGTCGTCAGCACCCCCGATGGTGCGCGGATTCCGCTCAAGCAATTGGCCTCTATCACGGAACAGACGGGCGCGTTCATCGTGTATCGGGAGAATAACGAACGGTATATTCCCATCAAGTTCAGCGTGCGGGGCCGGGACCTGGAGGGCACGGTTCGGGAGGCGCAAGAACGGATTGCACAACAGGTTCCGCTTCCCGCTGGCTACCGGATTGAATGGCATGGAGAGTTCGATCAGCTGCAGGAAGAAAAAGCGCGCCTCGCCAAGATTGTGCCGATCACACTGCTGCTCATTCTGTTCCTCGTGTACCTCGTACTGAACAATCTGCGCGATGCCTTCCTCGTACTCGCGGCGGTGCCCTTCTCACTGGTCGGCGGCGTGCTGGCTTTGCTGGTCACCGGTACGCACTTCAGTATTTCGGCGGCGGTCGGATTCATTTCGCTGTTCGGTGTCGCCGTGCAGGGCGCCTTGATTCTCATTAGCCGGATGCAGGAGCTCTTGCGGGAAGGATATGAGATTCGTGACGCTATTATGAAAAGCGCGGAGGTTCGGATGCGCCCGGTGCTGATGACCTCGCTGGCTGCCGCCATCGGACTGCTGCCTGCGGCGATTGCCACCGGGATCGGGGCGCAGTCGCAGCAACCTCTGGCGAGGGTTGTGGTGGGAGGAATGCTGACCTCCGCCGCGTTGATTCTCCTGGTGCTCCCGGTGTTGTATCAATTGCTGCACCGCTACCGAAGGCCATCACCTTCGACTGCAGCGACGGGAGCCGGGGCCGAATCGATCGGCAACGATGACCGGAAGGAATGA
- a CDS encoding DUF433 domain-containing protein — MDDRIVVYPNMCSGKPTIRGTRIMVKNILGMVAGGYTVARIIDSYPELTANEVTAALEYASQVIDEEKVIPRA, encoded by the coding sequence ATGGATGATCGTATCGTTGTCTATCCAAACATGTGCAGCGGGAAGCCGACAATTCGAGGCACCCGCATTATGGTGAAGAACATCCTCGGCATGGTGGCCGGTGGCTACACCGTGGCCCGGATCATTGACTCGTACCCCGAACTGACCGCCAACGAGGTCACTGCCGCGCTTGAGTATGCCAGCCAGGTGATTGACGAAGAGAAAGTCATCCCGCGTGCCTGA